The following are from one region of the Prionailurus bengalensis isolate Pbe53 chromosome A2, Fcat_Pben_1.1_paternal_pri, whole genome shotgun sequence genome:
- the ZNF862 gene encoding zinc finger protein 862 isoform X2 — MEPRESGKAPVTFDDITVYLLQGEWMLLSQQQKEICGSDKLVAPLGPTIANPELFYKFERGPEPWVGSAQGQRNVLSHHPGPAAAKPDLISKLERRAAPWIKDPNGPKWGKGRPPGKKKMVAGREADAQALAVESTVLPAPSVETRSSHGNPSLCEVEVDGPRKIKRTYRPRSIQRSWFGQFPWLVIDPKETKLFCSACKERPSLHDKSSRLVRGYTGPFKVETLKYHEVSKAHKLCVNTVEVKEDTPQAAPVPEISSDLMANMEHFFNAAYSIAYHSRPLNDFEKILQLLQSTGTMILGKYRNRTACTQFIKYISETLKKEILEDVRSSPCVSVLLDSSTDASDQSCVGIYIRYFKGMEVKESYITLAPLYSETVDGYFETIISALDELDIPFRKPGWVVGLGTDGSTMLSCRGGLVEKFQEVIPQLLPVHCVAHRLHLAVVDACGGIDLVKKCDRHIRTVFKFYQSSNKRLNELQEGAAPLEQEIIRLKDLNAVRWVASKRRTLNALIVSWPALARHLQGVAEAGGQIGHRARGMLKLMKSFHFVKFCHFLLDFLSIYRPLSEVCQKEIVLITEVNSTLGRAYVALETLRHQAGPKEEEFNAGFRDGRLHGIFLDRMQMAEQRFQADRERMILTGIEYLQQRFDTDRPPQLKNMEVFDTMAWPSGIELATFGNDDILALARYFELSLPAGYSEEALLEEWLGLKAIAKNLPFSMLCKNALAQHYRFPLLSRLVAVVACVPVSTSCCERGFSAMNRIRTDERTKLSNEVINMLMMTAVNGVAVTEYDPQPAIQHWYLTSSGRRFSHVYTCAQAPPRSHVGPGLRKEKMGALYVEEAVTQKPPIPPYKEPVEILKDCIVDPPDRLLYPPTSQEAPKLS, encoded by the exons GGCCTGCGGCTGCCAAACCAGACTTGATCTCGAAGCTGGAACGTCGGGCTGCGCCCTGGATCAAGGACCCAAACGGGCCCAAGTGGGGGAAAGGTCGTCCTCCAG ggaagaagaaaatggtgGCCGGAAGAGAGGCAGATGCACAGGCCTTGGCTGTAGAATCCACAGTGCTTCCGGCCCCTTCAGTGGAGACCCGTAGTTCCCACGGTAATCCCAGCCTTTGTGAAGTTGAAGTAGATGGACCCAGGAAAATCAAGAGGACTTACAGACCCCGTTCAATCCAGAGGTCATGGTTTGGGCAGTTCCCGTGGTTAGTAATCGACCCCAAAGAGACCAAGCTCTTCTGTTCAGCTTGCAAAGAAAGACCTAGTCTCCACGACAAATCATCCCGGTTAGTCCGCGGCTACACGGGGCCTTTTAAAGTGGAGACTTTGAAATACCACGAGGTCAGCAAAGCACACAAGCTCTGTGTCAACACCGTGGAAGTCAAGGAAGACACCCCTCAGGCTGCCCCGGTCCCAGAGATCTCCAGTGACCTGATGGCGAACATGGAGCACTTTTTCAACGCCGCCTACTCCATCGCGTATCACTCGAGGCCCCTGAATGACTTTGAGAAGATCCTGCAACTCCTCCAAAGCACCGGGAccatgatcttgggcaagtacCGCAATCGCACCGCGTGCACGCAGTTCATCAAATACATCTCTGAGACTCTCAAGAAGGAGATCCTCGAGGATGTCCGGAGCTCCCCTTGTGTGAGCGTGTTGTTGGACAGCTCCACGGACGCCTCCGACCAGTCCTGCGTGGGGATTTATATCCGCTACTTTAAGGGCATGGAGGTGAAAGAGTCGTACATTACTTTGGCCCCTCTCTACAGTGAGACGGTGGACGGATACTTTGAGACCATCATCTCTGCCCTGGATGAACTGGACATTCCCTTCCGGAAGCCCGGTTGGGTGGTCGGCCTGGGAACCGATGGCTCGACCATGCTGAGCTGCAGAGGAGGCCTCGTGGAAAAGTTCCAGGAGGTCATCCCCCAGCTGCTGCCTGTCCACTGCGTCGCCCACCGGCTGCACCTGGCCGTGGTCGACGCTTGTGGGGGCATCGATCTGGTGAAGAAGTGTGACCGGCACATTCGGACCGTCTTCAAGTTTTATCAGTCCTCGAATAAAAGGCTGAACGAGCTGCAGGAAGGCGCGGCTCCCCTAGAGCAGGAAATCATCCGCCTGAAGGACCTGAACGCCGTCAGGTGGGTGGCCAGCAAGAGGCGCACGTTGAACGCGCTCATCGTGAGCTGGCCGGCCCTGGCGAGGCACCTCCAGGGCGTGGCGGAAGCCGGGGGCCAGATCGGGCACAGGGCCAGAGGCATGCTGAAGCTGATGAAAAGCTTCCATTTCGTCAAGTTCTGCCACTTCCTTTTGGACTTCCTGAGCATCTACAGGCCTCTGTCCGAGGTGTGCCAGAAGGAGATCGTGCTGATTACGGAGGTGAACTCCACACTGGGACGGGCCTACGTGGCCCTGGAGACCCTCCGTCACCAGGCAGGGCCCAAAGAGGAAGAGTTCAACGCCGGCTTCCGGGACGGGCGGCTCCATGGCATCTTCTTGGACAGAATGCAGATGGCAGAGCAGCGGTTCCAGGCGGACAGGGAGAGAATGATCCTGACCGGGATCGAGTACCTCCAGCAAAGGTTTGACACAGACCGGCCCCCGCAGCTCAAGAACATGGAGGTGTTTGACACCATGGCCTGGCCAAGTGGGATTGAACTTGCCACTTTTGGGAACGATGACATTCTTGCCCTTGCCAGATACTTTGAGCTCTCCCTCCCCGCAGGGTACAGCGAGGAAGCACTCCTGGAGGAGTGGCTGGGCCTGAAAGCCATCGCCAAGAACCTCCCGTTCTCCATGCTGTGTAAGAACGCCCTGGCCCAGCACTACCGGTTCCCCTTGCTGAGCAGGCTGGTGGCGGTGGTGGCCTGCGTGCCCGTCTCCACCTCCTGCTGTGAGCGGGGCTTCAGTGCCATGAACCGGATCAGGACCGACGAGAGGACCAAGCTCTCCAACGAGGTGATCAACATGCTCATGATGACGGCAGTGAACGGTGTGGCAGTCACGGAGTACGACCCCCAGCCCGCCATCCAGCACTGGTATCTGACCTCCTCAGGCCGGCGTTTCAGCCACGTCTACACTTGTGCCCAAGCGCCACCTCGCTCCCATGTGG GACCAGGGCTCAGGAAGGAGAAGATGGGGGCACTCTATGTGGAGGAGGCTGTGACCCAGAAACCGCCCATTCCACCCTACAAGGAGCCGGTAGAGATCCTGAAGGACTGCATCGTGGACCCTCCTGACAGACTCCTGTACCCCCCTACCAGCCAAGAGGCCCCCAAGCTGTCTTGA